The Euphorbia lathyris chromosome 8, ddEupLath1.1, whole genome shotgun sequence genome has a window encoding:
- the LOC136203454 gene encoding NADPH:adrenodoxin oxidoreductase, mitochondrial isoform X1, with translation MYQARTWLSRSISNLSSHPLRVCVVGSGPAGFYTAEKMLKVHQEAEVDIIDRLPTPFGLVRSGVAPDHPETKIVINQFSRVMQHERCSFFGNVTLGSSVSLPELRELYHVVVLAYGAESDRALGIPGEDLLGVHSAREFVWWYNGHPDCNSLNPDLKSTDTAVILGQGNVALDVARILLRPTAELASTDIAFHALTALEQSSIRKVYLVGRRGPVQAACTAKELREILGIKDLYIHIKELDLVKSPEDEEELKNNRIKRRVHELLSKAAASGPSRPSSGQRELHFVFFRKPERFLDSDGKSGHVTGVQFEKTVVKGVGPGKQVAVGTGDYEDLDCGMVLKSIGYKSVPVDGVPFDHQKGVVPNTSGRVVSDASGDETSVERGLYVCGWLKRGPTGIIATNLYCAEETVASMSEDIREGKLEAMPKAGREGLVEVLDNRNIRIVPYSGWEKIDSAERKLGSLRFKTREKWTSWEDLLNPATE, from the exons ATGTATCAAGCAAGAACATGGTTGTCAAGAAGCATCTCAAATCTTTCCTCTCATCCTCTACGTGTCTGTGTGGTTGGGAGTGGTCCTGCTGGCTTCTATACTGCtgaaaaa ATGTTGAAGGTGCATCAAGAGGCAGAAGTTGATATCATTGATCGATTGCCGACACCATTTGGATTAGTACGCTCCGGTGTTGCACCTGATCACCCGGAAACAAAG ATTGTGATAAACCAGTTTTCAAGAGTTATGCAACATGAGCGATGCTCGTTTTTCGGGAATGTCACTCTTGGTTCATCCGTTTCACTACCTGAGCTTCGTGAGCTGTATCATGTA GTTGTCCTTGCATACGGTGCTGAAAGTGATAGAGCTCTCGGTATTCCAGGAGAA GATTTGTTGGGGGTACACTCGGCTAGAGAATTTGTCTGGTGGTATAATGGGCACCCAGATTGCAATAGCCTGAATCCTGATTTGAAGAGCACTGATACAGCTGTTATCCTGGGTCAA GGAAATGTAGCTCTTGATGTTGCTCGTATCCTTCTAAGGCCAACAGCAGAATTGGCAAGTACTGATATTGCCTTCCATGCTTTAACTGCTTTGGAGCAAAGCTCTATAAG GAAAGTGTATTTAGTTGGAAGACGAGGACCAGTCCAAGCTGCTTGTACTGCGAAAGAGTTACGAGAAATTCTTG GCATTAAAGACTTGTATATTCACATTAAGGAACTTGATTTAGTTAAAAGCCCTGAAGACGAG GAAGAGCTGAAAAATAATAGAATCAAGAGAAGGGTTCATGAGTTGCTCTCCAAGGCTGCCGCATCAGGGCCCTCCCGTCCGAGTTCAGGTCAACGAGAACTGCACTTTGTTTTCTTCCGGAAACCTGAAAGATTTCTAGATTCAGATGGCAAGAGTGGCCATGTTACAGGCGTGCAGTTTGAGAAGACTGTTGTGAAAG GTGTTGGTCCTGGGAAGCAGGTTGCAGTAGGTACTGGAGATTACGAGGACCTTGATTGCGG GATGGTGCTAAAAAGCATTGGTTATAAATCAGTACCAGTTGATGGCGTACCCTTCGACCATCAGAAAG GCGTTGTTCCAAATACGAGCGGCCGAGTTGTTAGTGATGCTTCAGGAGATGAAACATCAGTAGAGAGGGGGTTGTATGTATGTGGGTGGTTGAAGAGGGGACCGACAGGGATTATTGCTACGAACCTCTATTGCGCTGAAGAAACT GTTGCGAGCATGTCGGAAGACATTCGAGAAGGAAAACTTGAGGCGATGCCCAAGGCCGGTAGAGAGGGACTCGTCGAGGTACTTGATAATAGAAATATTAGGATTGTACCATACAGTGGATGGGAAAAGATTGATTCTGCAGAAAGAAAGCTTGGGAGTCTGAGGTTCAAAACGAGAGAAAAATGGACTTCATGGGAGGACTTGCTCAATCCTGCAACAGAATGA
- the LOC136203454 gene encoding NADPH:adrenodoxin oxidoreductase, mitochondrial isoform X2, with protein sequence MQHERCSFFGNVTLGSSVSLPELRELYHVVVLAYGAESDRALGIPGEDLLGVHSAREFVWWYNGHPDCNSLNPDLKSTDTAVILGQGNVALDVARILLRPTAELASTDIAFHALTALEQSSIRKVYLVGRRGPVQAACTAKELREILGIKDLYIHIKELDLVKSPEDEEELKNNRIKRRVHELLSKAAASGPSRPSSGQRELHFVFFRKPERFLDSDGKSGHVTGVQFEKTVVKGVGPGKQVAVGTGDYEDLDCGMVLKSIGYKSVPVDGVPFDHQKGVVPNTSGRVVSDASGDETSVERGLYVCGWLKRGPTGIIATNLYCAEETVASMSEDIREGKLEAMPKAGREGLVEVLDNRNIRIVPYSGWEKIDSAERKLGSLRFKTREKWTSWEDLLNPATE encoded by the exons ATGCAACATGAGCGATGCTCGTTTTTCGGGAATGTCACTCTTGGTTCATCCGTTTCACTACCTGAGCTTCGTGAGCTGTATCATGTA GTTGTCCTTGCATACGGTGCTGAAAGTGATAGAGCTCTCGGTATTCCAGGAGAA GATTTGTTGGGGGTACACTCGGCTAGAGAATTTGTCTGGTGGTATAATGGGCACCCAGATTGCAATAGCCTGAATCCTGATTTGAAGAGCACTGATACAGCTGTTATCCTGGGTCAA GGAAATGTAGCTCTTGATGTTGCTCGTATCCTTCTAAGGCCAACAGCAGAATTGGCAAGTACTGATATTGCCTTCCATGCTTTAACTGCTTTGGAGCAAAGCTCTATAAG GAAAGTGTATTTAGTTGGAAGACGAGGACCAGTCCAAGCTGCTTGTACTGCGAAAGAGTTACGAGAAATTCTTG GCATTAAAGACTTGTATATTCACATTAAGGAACTTGATTTAGTTAAAAGCCCTGAAGACGAG GAAGAGCTGAAAAATAATAGAATCAAGAGAAGGGTTCATGAGTTGCTCTCCAAGGCTGCCGCATCAGGGCCCTCCCGTCCGAGTTCAGGTCAACGAGAACTGCACTTTGTTTTCTTCCGGAAACCTGAAAGATTTCTAGATTCAGATGGCAAGAGTGGCCATGTTACAGGCGTGCAGTTTGAGAAGACTGTTGTGAAAG GTGTTGGTCCTGGGAAGCAGGTTGCAGTAGGTACTGGAGATTACGAGGACCTTGATTGCGG GATGGTGCTAAAAAGCATTGGTTATAAATCAGTACCAGTTGATGGCGTACCCTTCGACCATCAGAAAG GCGTTGTTCCAAATACGAGCGGCCGAGTTGTTAGTGATGCTTCAGGAGATGAAACATCAGTAGAGAGGGGGTTGTATGTATGTGGGTGGTTGAAGAGGGGACCGACAGGGATTATTGCTACGAACCTCTATTGCGCTGAAGAAACT GTTGCGAGCATGTCGGAAGACATTCGAGAAGGAAAACTTGAGGCGATGCCCAAGGCCGGTAGAGAGGGACTCGTCGAGGTACTTGATAATAGAAATATTAGGATTGTACCATACAGTGGATGGGAAAAGATTGATTCTGCAGAAAGAAAGCTTGGGAGTCTGAGGTTCAAAACGAGAGAAAAATGGACTTCATGGGAGGACTTGCTCAATCCTGCAACAGAATGA